One genomic segment of Drosophila melanogaster chromosome 3L includes these proteins:
- the ImpL2 gene encoding Ecdysone-inducible gene L2, isoform A, producing MQKMNLHVCALALLLFGSIATVRGRAVDLVDDSNDVDNSIEAEEEKPRNRAFEADWLKFTKTPPTKLQQADGATIEIVCEMMGSQVPSIQWVVGHLPRSELDDLDSNQVAEEAPSAIVRVRSSHIIDHVLSEARTYTCVGRTGSKTIYASTVVHPPRSSRLTPEKTYPGAQKPRIIYTEKTHLDLMGSNIQLPCRVHARPRAEITWLNNENKEIVQGHRHRVLANGDLLISEIKWEDMGNYKCIARNVVGKDTADTFVYPVLNEED from the exons aaaatgaatttacatgtgTGCGCCTTagcgctgctgctgttcggcAGCATCGCCACTGTCCGCGGAAGAGCCGTGGACCTGGTAGACGATAGCAACGACGTGGATAACTCCAtcgaggcggaggaggagaagcCACGCAACCGAGCCTTCGAAGCCGACTGGCTCAAGTTCACCAAGACGCCGCCGACGAAGCTGCAGCAGGCCGATGGAGCCACCATCGAGATCGTTTGCGAGATGATGGGCTCCCAAGTGCCCAGCAtccagtgggtggtgggtcaCCTGCCCCGCTCGGAGCTCGATGATCTGGACTCCAACCAGGTTGCCGAAGAGGCGCCCAGTGCCATTGTGCGCGTCCGATCGTCGCATATCATCGACCACGTGCTGAGCGAGGCCCGCACCTACACGTGTGTGGGACGCACTGGCTCCAAGACCATCTATGCCAGCACTGTGGTGCATCCTCCTCGCTCCTCTCGTCTGACGCCGGAGAAGACCTACCCGGGTGCCCAGAAACCGCGAATCATCTACACCGAGAAGACGCATCTGGACCTCATGGGCTCCAACATTCAGCTGCCCTGCCGCGTGCACGCCCGTCCCCGCGCCGAGATCACCTGGTTGAATAACGAGAACAAGGAGATCGTCCAAGGACATCGCCACAGGGTGCTGGCCAACGGCGATCTTCTGATCTCCGAGATCAAGTGGGAGGATATGGGCAACTACAAGTGCATAGCCCGCAACGTCGTCGGAAAGGATACCGCCGATACCTTCGTGTATCCCGTACTT AATGAGGAAGACTAA
- the ImpL2 gene encoding Ecdysone-inducible gene L2, isoform C: protein MEAKMNLHVCALALLLFGSIATVRGRAVDLVDDSNDVDNSIEAEEEKPRNRAFEADWLKFTKTPPTKLQQADGATIEIVCEMMGSQVPSIQWVVGHLPRSELDDLDSNQVAEEAPSAIVRVRSSHIIDHVLSEARTYTCVGRTGSKTIYASTVVHPPRSSRLTPEKTYPGAQKPRIIYTEKTHLDLMGSNIQLPCRVHARPRAEITWLNNENKEIVQGHRHRVLANGDLLISEIKWEDMGNYKCIARNVVGKDTADTFVYPVLNEED, encoded by the exons ATGGAGGCG aaaatgaatttacatgtgTGCGCCTTagcgctgctgctgttcggcAGCATCGCCACTGTCCGCGGAAGAGCCGTGGACCTGGTAGACGATAGCAACGACGTGGATAACTCCAtcgaggcggaggaggagaagcCACGCAACCGAGCCTTCGAAGCCGACTGGCTCAAGTTCACCAAGACGCCGCCGACGAAGCTGCAGCAGGCCGATGGAGCCACCATCGAGATCGTTTGCGAGATGATGGGCTCCCAAGTGCCCAGCAtccagtgggtggtgggtcaCCTGCCCCGCTCGGAGCTCGATGATCTGGACTCCAACCAGGTTGCCGAAGAGGCGCCCAGTGCCATTGTGCGCGTCCGATCGTCGCATATCATCGACCACGTGCTGAGCGAGGCCCGCACCTACACGTGTGTGGGACGCACTGGCTCCAAGACCATCTATGCCAGCACTGTGGTGCATCCTCCTCGCTCCTCTCGTCTGACGCCGGAGAAGACCTACCCGGGTGCCCAGAAACCGCGAATCATCTACACCGAGAAGACGCATCTGGACCTCATGGGCTCCAACATTCAGCTGCCCTGCCGCGTGCACGCCCGTCCCCGCGCCGAGATCACCTGGTTGAATAACGAGAACAAGGAGATCGTCCAAGGACATCGCCACAGGGTGCTGGCCAACGGCGATCTTCTGATCTCCGAGATCAAGTGGGAGGATATGGGCAACTACAAGTGCATAGCCCGCAACGTCGTCGGAAAGGATACCGCCGATACCTTCGTGTATCCCGTACTT AATGAGGAAGACTAA
- the ImpL2 gene encoding Ecdysone-inducible gene L2, isoform D produces the protein MNLHVCALALLLFGSIATVRGRAVDLVDDSNDVDNSIEAEEEKPRNRAFEADWLKFTKTPPTKLQQADGATIEIVCEMMGSQVPSIQWVVGHLPRSELDDLDSNQVAEEAPSAIVRVRSSHIIDHVLSEARTYTCVGRTGSKTIYASTVVHPPRSSRLTPEKTYPGAQKPRIIYTEKTHLDLMGSNIQLPCRVHARPRAEITWLNNENKEIVQGHRHRVLANGDLLISEIKWEDMGNYKCIARNVVGKDTADTFVYPVLNEED, from the exons atgaatttacatgtgTGCGCCTTagcgctgctgctgttcggcAGCATCGCCACTGTCCGCGGAAGAGCCGTGGACCTGGTAGACGATAGCAACGACGTGGATAACTCCAtcgaggcggaggaggagaagcCACGCAACCGAGCCTTCGAAGCCGACTGGCTCAAGTTCACCAAGACGCCGCCGACGAAGCTGCAGCAGGCCGATGGAGCCACCATCGAGATCGTTTGCGAGATGATGGGCTCCCAAGTGCCCAGCAtccagtgggtggtgggtcaCCTGCCCCGCTCGGAGCTCGATGATCTGGACTCCAACCAGGTTGCCGAAGAGGCGCCCAGTGCCATTGTGCGCGTCCGATCGTCGCATATCATCGACCACGTGCTGAGCGAGGCCCGCACCTACACGTGTGTGGGACGCACTGGCTCCAAGACCATCTATGCCAGCACTGTGGTGCATCCTCCTCGCTCCTCTCGTCTGACGCCGGAGAAGACCTACCCGGGTGCCCAGAAACCGCGAATCATCTACACCGAGAAGACGCATCTGGACCTCATGGGCTCCAACATTCAGCTGCCCTGCCGCGTGCACGCCCGTCCCCGCGCCGAGATCACCTGGTTGAATAACGAGAACAAGGAGATCGTCCAAGGACATCGCCACAGGGTGCTGGCCAACGGCGATCTTCTGATCTCCGAGATCAAGTGGGAGGATATGGGCAACTACAAGTGCATAGCCCGCAACGTCGTCGGAAAGGATACCGCCGATACCTTCGTGTATCCCGTACTT AATGAGGAAGACTAA